A genomic region of Caulobacter vibrioides contains the following coding sequences:
- a CDS encoding MAPEG family protein — translation MQTSMVAPVMALVAWSLVIWLWMYVQRIPAMQKAGIKPQDARFPGSLDKLPDGARQAADNYNHLMEQPTIFYAAALAIQVAGHADGMAVHFAWVYVGLRVLHSLVQVSVNLVALRFLLFVLSTGVLAAMVIRELMRLF, via the coding sequence TTGCAAACTTCAATGGTGGCGCCGGTGATGGCGCTGGTGGCGTGGTCGCTGGTGATCTGGCTCTGGATGTATGTCCAGCGGATTCCGGCGATGCAGAAGGCCGGCATCAAGCCGCAGGACGCCCGGTTTCCGGGCTCGCTGGACAAGCTGCCCGACGGCGCCCGCCAGGCGGCCGACAACTACAACCACCTGATGGAACAGCCGACCATCTTCTACGCGGCCGCCCTGGCCATCCAGGTCGCGGGCCACGCCGACGGCATGGCCGTGCACTTCGCCTGGGTCTATGTCGGCCTGCGCGTGCTGCACAGCCTGGTGCAGGTCTCGGTGAACCTGGTGGCCCTGCGCTTCCTGCTGTTCGTGCTGTCCACCGGCGTGCTGGCGGCGATGGTCATCCGCGAGCTGATGCGGTTGTTTTAA
- the ahpF gene encoding alkyl hydroperoxide reductase subunit F: MLDAGLKTQLTTYLQNLRQPITLVASLDDSKGSVEMRALLDDVASTSDKVSVRFDGDDARKPSFAIERAANDAEVRFAGLPLGHEFTSLVLALLHVGGHPPRLDAEVIERIKALDGDYRFETYFSQSCQNCPDVVQALNTMSALNPRIRHVAIDGALFKAEVEERQVMAVPTILLNGQAFGQGRMEVEQILAKLDTGAADRMAEKIKAKDAFEVLVVGGGPAGAAAAIYAARKGIRTGVAAERFGGQVLDTMDIENFISVPHTEGPKLASALEQHVKDYEVDVMNLQKAVGLVPAKTLGGLHEIKLENGASLKARTLILSTGARWRNVNVPGEAEYKNKGVAYCPHCDGPLFKGKRVAVIGGGNSGVEAAIDLAGIVAHVTLIEFDSQLRADAVLQRKLASLPNVKIVTSAMTTEIHGDGSKVNGLTYKDRTSDTAHRVDLEGVFVQIGLVPNTEWLKDSGVVLTNRGEIEVDYRGETSIPGVFAAGDATVTPYKQIIIAMGEGAKASLSAFDFLIRLPAATEAQAA; encoded by the coding sequence ATGCTGGACGCCGGTCTGAAAACCCAACTGACCACCTATCTGCAGAACCTGCGCCAGCCGATCACGCTGGTCGCCTCGCTGGACGACTCCAAGGGCTCGGTCGAGATGCGCGCCCTGCTGGACGACGTCGCCTCGACCTCCGACAAGGTCAGCGTCCGCTTCGACGGCGACGACGCCCGCAAGCCCTCGTTCGCGATCGAACGCGCGGCCAATGACGCCGAGGTGCGCTTCGCCGGCCTGCCGCTGGGCCACGAGTTCACCTCGCTGGTGCTGGCCCTGCTGCACGTGGGCGGCCACCCGCCGCGCCTCGACGCCGAGGTGATCGAGCGCATCAAGGCCCTGGACGGCGACTATCGCTTCGAAACCTATTTCTCGCAGTCGTGCCAGAACTGCCCCGACGTGGTGCAGGCGCTGAACACGATGAGCGCGCTGAACCCGCGCATCCGCCACGTCGCCATCGACGGCGCCCTGTTCAAGGCCGAGGTCGAAGAGCGCCAGGTGATGGCCGTCCCGACCATCCTGCTGAACGGCCAGGCCTTCGGCCAGGGCCGCATGGAGGTCGAGCAGATCCTGGCCAAGCTGGACACCGGCGCGGCCGACCGCATGGCCGAAAAGATCAAGGCCAAGGACGCCTTCGAGGTTCTGGTCGTCGGCGGCGGCCCGGCCGGCGCGGCGGCGGCCATCTACGCCGCTCGCAAGGGCATCCGCACCGGTGTGGCGGCCGAACGCTTCGGCGGTCAGGTGCTGGACACCATGGACATCGAGAACTTCATCTCGGTGCCGCACACTGAAGGCCCGAAGCTCGCCAGCGCCCTGGAGCAGCACGTCAAGGACTATGAGGTCGACGTGATGAACCTGCAGAAGGCCGTGGGCCTGGTCCCGGCCAAGACGCTCGGCGGCCTGCACGAGATTAAGCTCGAGAACGGCGCCAGCCTGAAGGCGCGCACGCTGATCCTGTCGACCGGCGCCCGCTGGCGGAACGTCAATGTGCCCGGCGAGGCCGAGTACAAGAACAAGGGCGTCGCCTACTGCCCGCACTGCGACGGCCCGCTGTTCAAGGGCAAGCGCGTGGCGGTGATCGGCGGCGGCAACAGCGGCGTCGAGGCGGCCATCGATCTGGCCGGCATCGTCGCCCACGTGACCCTGATCGAGTTCGACAGCCAACTGCGCGCCGACGCCGTGCTGCAACGCAAGCTGGCCAGCCTGCCCAACGTCAAGATCGTCACCTCGGCCATGACCACCGAGATCCACGGCGACGGCTCCAAGGTGAACGGCCTGACCTACAAGGACCGCACCAGCGACACGGCCCACCGCGTCGACCTGGAAGGCGTGTTCGTGCAGATCGGCCTGGTGCCCAACACCGAGTGGCTGAAGGACTCGGGCGTGGTGCTGACCAATCGCGGCGAGATCGAGGTCGACTATCGCGGCGAAACCTCGATCCCCGGCGTCTTCGCCGCCGGCGACGCGACGGTGACGCCCTACAAGCAGATCATCATCGCCATGGGCGAAGGCGCGAAAGCCTCGCTCAGCGCCTTCGACTTCCTGATCCGCCTGCCGGCGGCGACGGAGGCGCAGGCGGCTTAA
- a CDS encoding lipocalin family protein, protein MLNTAIALFALAQAAAVQPQTPLIDPARHYSGVWMEVGRTPMRITKGCVAATTVYNRIDERRVAVEDDCRQGGVDGKRRAIKGDGVIEDPGVNRRLKVSYLPFVTWRYEVLDQDPAGAWFISASPDRRKVFLYTRAPASPELLKTMTERARALGYAGEVEYPAPPPVGR, encoded by the coding sequence ATGCTGAACACCGCTATTGCTCTTTTCGCCCTGGCCCAGGCTGCTGCAGTGCAACCTCAAACGCCGCTGATCGATCCGGCCCGCCACTATTCGGGCGTCTGGATGGAGGTGGGCCGCACGCCGATGCGCATCACCAAGGGCTGCGTGGCCGCCACCACGGTCTACAACCGCATCGATGAACGCCGCGTCGCGGTCGAGGACGACTGCCGCCAGGGCGGCGTCGACGGCAAGCGCCGCGCCATCAAGGGCGACGGCGTCATCGAGGATCCGGGCGTCAACCGCCGCCTGAAGGTCTCGTACCTGCCGTTCGTCACCTGGCGCTACGAGGTGCTGGACCAGGATCCGGCCGGCGCCTGGTTCATCTCGGCCAGCCCCGACCGCCGCAAGGTGTTCCTCTATACGCGCGCGCCGGCCTCGCCGGAGCTGCTCAAGACCATGACCGAACGGGCCCGCGCCCTGGGCTACGCCGGCGAGGTCGAGTACCCCGCGCCGCCGCCCGTCGGTCGTTAG
- a CDS encoding Uma2 family endonuclease: MTTSEPGLEDGSVSEFLFDFDAFEQMDRAGLFQRAMGRVQLIEGRLLEMAPTSSDHGDTSGEALFALKSAAVRAGVTADFRFLVHATLKIGEHSAPEPDLTVVRAFTGRTYAEAADAVLVVEVSISTRDGDLKLKAPLYARAGIPEFWLIEPEQRRVTVFRAPQPNGTWASTTVHDDDDAVSPLFAPQISLSLSELF, translated from the coding sequence ATGACGACATCCGAGCCCGGCCTCGAAGACGGCTCCGTCAGCGAATTCCTGTTCGATTTCGACGCCTTCGAGCAGATGGACCGAGCGGGCCTGTTCCAGCGCGCCATGGGCCGCGTCCAACTCATCGAGGGAAGACTGCTGGAAATGGCGCCCACCTCTTCAGATCACGGCGACACGTCGGGTGAAGCTCTGTTTGCGCTTAAATCCGCCGCCGTCCGGGCTGGCGTTACGGCGGACTTTCGCTTCCTGGTCCACGCCACGCTGAAGATCGGCGAGCACAGCGCCCCCGAACCCGACCTGACGGTCGTGCGGGCTTTCACCGGCCGGACCTATGCCGAGGCGGCCGACGCGGTCCTGGTCGTCGAGGTGTCGATCTCGACGCGCGACGGCGACCTGAAACTGAAGGCGCCGCTCTACGCCAGGGCCGGCATTCCCGAATTCTGGCTGATCGAGCCGGAACAGCGACGCGTGACCGTGTTCCGCGCGCCTCAACCGAACGGGACCTGGGCTTCGACCACGGTCCACGATGACGACGACGCCGTCTCGCCGCTGTTCGCCCCCCAGATCAGCCTCTCGCTGTCGGAGTTGTTTTGA
- the nadC gene encoding carboxylating nicotinate-nucleotide diphosphorylase, whose translation MTLSPLDDLLVRPIVDLALAEDLGRAGDITGQACIDPDARLSVVFASRQDGRVSGLSCARLALAAMDPTARFEVVTPDGADVTPGAVLARAEGNARAVLIAERTGLNLLGRMSGIATLTRAYVRMVEGTSATIVDTRKTTPGLRALEKYAVRCGGGVNHRFGLDDAILIKDNHVAACGGVGEAVRRARAHAGHLVKVEVEVDGLDQLEEALKHGPDVVMLDNFSLADLRAAVSLAKGRAVLEASGGVNLTTVRAIAETGVDVISVGALTHSAPVLDIGLDAV comes from the coding sequence TTGACGCTTTCCCCCCTCGACGACCTGCTCGTCCGCCCGATCGTCGACCTGGCTCTGGCTGAAGACCTGGGCCGGGCCGGCGACATCACCGGTCAGGCCTGTATCGATCCCGACGCCCGGCTGTCGGTGGTGTTCGCCAGCCGTCAGGACGGCCGGGTCTCGGGCCTCTCCTGCGCACGCCTCGCCCTGGCGGCGATGGACCCGACCGCGCGCTTCGAGGTCGTGACCCCCGACGGCGCCGACGTGACGCCGGGCGCGGTGCTGGCCCGCGCTGAAGGCAACGCGCGCGCGGTGCTGATCGCCGAGCGCACGGGCCTCAACCTCTTGGGCCGGATGTCGGGCATCGCCACCCTGACGCGGGCCTATGTCCGGATGGTCGAGGGCACGAGCGCCACCATCGTCGACACCCGCAAGACCACGCCCGGCCTGCGGGCCCTGGAGAAGTACGCGGTGCGCTGCGGCGGCGGGGTCAACCACCGCTTTGGCCTGGATGACGCCATCCTGATCAAGGACAACCACGTCGCCGCCTGCGGCGGGGTCGGCGAAGCCGTGCGCCGGGCGCGCGCCCATGCCGGACATCTGGTGAAGGTCGAGGTCGAGGTCGACGGCCTGGACCAGCTGGAGGAAGCCCTCAAGCATGGTCCGGACGTGGTGATGCTGGACAATTTCAGCCTGGCCGACCTGCGCGCCGCTGTGTCCCTGGCCAAGGGCCGGGCGGTGCTGGAGGCCTCGGGCGGGGTGAACCTGACCACCGTGCGGGCCATCGCCGAGACCGGCGTGGACGTGATCAGCGTCGGGGCCCTGACGCACTCGGCGCCGGTGCTGGATATTGGGCTGGACGCGGTTTAG
- the ahpC gene encoding alkyl hydroperoxide reductase subunit C yields MSLINTEIKPFTAQAYKDGKFVTVSDADTKGKWSVFFFYPADFTFVCPTELEDLADHYDVFTRLGVEIYAVSTDTHFSHKAWHDSSPAIGKIKYTMIGDPSGQVTNNFEIMRPGVGLADRGTFLVDPQGVIQFMEVTAEGIGRNAIELLRKIKAAQYVAAHPGEVCPAKWEEGEKTLAPSLDLVGKI; encoded by the coding sequence ATGTCGCTGATCAACACCGAGATCAAACCCTTTACCGCCCAGGCCTACAAGGACGGCAAGTTCGTCACGGTCAGCGATGCGGACACCAAGGGCAAGTGGTCGGTCTTCTTCTTCTATCCCGCTGACTTCACCTTCGTCTGCCCGACCGAACTGGAAGATCTCGCTGACCACTACGACGTGTTCACGCGCCTGGGCGTCGAGATCTACGCGGTGTCGACCGACACCCACTTCTCGCACAAGGCCTGGCACGACAGCTCGCCGGCGATCGGCAAGATCAAGTACACGATGATCGGAGACCCGTCGGGCCAAGTGACCAACAACTTCGAGATCATGCGTCCGGGCGTCGGCCTGGCCGACCGCGGCACCTTCCTGGTCGACCCGCAAGGCGTGATCCAATTCATGGAAGTCACCGCCGAAGGCATCGGCCGCAACGCCATCGAACTGCTGCGCAAGATCAAGGCCGCCCAGTACGTGGCCGCCCACCCGGGCGAAGTCTGCCCGGCCAAGTGGGAAGAGGGTGAAAAGACCCTCGCCCCGTCGCTGGACCTGGTCGGCAAGATCTAA